A portion of the Staphylococcus felis genome contains these proteins:
- a CDS encoding cytochrome P450 — MNKIPKDKGLDNTLKIVKEAYTYVPRRLEAFDTNIFETRALGMKKVLVVSGKKAAELFYDNEKISRKGALPKRIVNTLFGQGAIHTTEGKQHVDRKALFMSLMTTKNLKYLRELTRNYWFAHTQRMEDMDEVNVYEEATLLLTKIGFRWAGLKQTHEEAVQNAKDMDLLIDSFSALGQSPAGYKKAKKARERVEKFLEHQIKAVREGEQYAAPNTALYEFAHWKDLNDKPMDLHLCAVDLMNVVRPLVAVNRFVSYAVKALIEFDQERLKLQVTKDQNYAYKFAQEVRRIFPFVPFLPGRLKQNIEFDGYSLKKNTLIILDVFGTTHDPKLFENPYQFNPNRFEDWDGSPFDLIPQGGGDFYTNHRCAGEWMTVIVMEETINYFANKIDFSVPTQDLSVKLDQFPGKVTSGTVIRNVRPRR; from the coding sequence ATGAACAAAATACCAAAAGATAAAGGGCTAGACAATACTTTGAAAATAGTAAAAGAGGCATACACATATGTTCCTCGTCGTCTTGAAGCATTTGATACAAATATATTTGAAACAAGAGCATTAGGTATGAAAAAAGTCCTTGTAGTGAGTGGTAAAAAAGCAGCTGAGTTGTTTTATGATAATGAAAAGATATCTCGTAAAGGTGCATTACCTAAGCGTATTGTGAATACTTTGTTTGGTCAGGGCGCCATTCATACTACAGAGGGGAAACAACATGTTGATCGTAAAGCACTATTTATGTCGTTGATGACTACTAAAAATTTAAAATATCTCAGAGAACTAACACGTAATTATTGGTTCGCACATACACAACGTATGGAAGATATGGATGAAGTTAATGTCTATGAAGAAGCAACTTTATTATTAACAAAAATTGGATTTCGCTGGGCAGGATTAAAGCAAACGCACGAAGAAGCAGTACAGAATGCTAAAGATATGGATTTGCTCATTGATTCGTTTAGTGCATTAGGACAATCTCCCGCTGGTTATAAAAAAGCTAAAAAAGCGCGTGAACGTGTCGAAAAATTTTTAGAGCATCAAATTAAAGCGGTACGAGAAGGTGAGCAATATGCAGCACCTAACACAGCGCTTTATGAGTTTGCGCATTGGAAAGATCTAAATGATAAGCCAATGGACTTACATTTATGTGCAGTTGATTTAATGAATGTGGTGCGTCCTTTAGTAGCGGTCAATCGTTTTGTAAGTTATGCTGTCAAAGCCTTAATAGAGTTTGATCAAGAACGTTTAAAGTTACAAGTGACAAAGGATCAAAATTATGCATATAAGTTTGCACAAGAAGTACGTCGAATCTTTCCTTTTGTTCCATTCTTGCCAGGTCGCTTGAAGCAAAATATTGAATTTGACGGTTATTCATTAAAGAAGAACACTTTGATTATTTTAGATGTATTTGGCACAACGCATGATCCGAAATTGTTCGAAAATCCATATCAGTTTAACCCGAACCGTTTTGAAGATTGGGATGGTAGCCCGTTTGATTTGATTCCTCAAGGTGGAGGAGATTTCTATACGAACCACCGATGTGCAGGTGAATGGATGACAGTTATTGTGATGGAAGAAACGATTAATTATTTTGCAAATAAAATAGATTTTAGCGTGCCTACCCAAGATTTATCTGTTAAATTAGATCAATTTCCAGGTAAGGTGACAAGTGGCACAGTCATTCGTAATGTTAGACCTAGACGATAA